A stretch of DNA from Campylobacter gracilis:
GACTGGCGCAGCGTGATGCAGCATCTTTTGCGCTGCGGGCTTGCTTTTACCTTCACCGGCGTAGTAGCTGCGAATATCGCTACGGATGCGCTATTTGGCGTAGGAGATCGCGTAACTTCCAAAAGCAATATGGGCGCACTTAAAAAAGGCTGGGTCAATATCGCCGTGCACGGACATCTGCCGACATTAGTAAGCCTAATAGTGGAGATCGGAAATTCTAAGGAGTACCAAGACAAGGCTCGCGCAATAGGCGCACAGGGTATCGCATTTTACGGCGTGTGCTGTTCTGGGCTATCGGCGATGTATCGCAACTGGGGCGTCGTGCCGCTCTCAAACGCCGTAACTGCCGAACTCGTCATAGGCACAGGCGCACTTGATCTGTGGGTCGCCGATGTCCAAGATGTCTATCCTGCGATCATGGATGTAGCTAACTGCTTCCAGACCAAGGTCGTTACCACAAGCTCATCAGCTAGGCTTCCCGGAGCCGAGCATATAGGCTACGATCATCACCATAGTAATATCGCCGAGACTAGGAATTTGGCGCGTAAAATTCTAGATCGCGCATTGCAATCTCACGAAAAGCGCAAAGGACTGCCGGTATATATCCCGCCGTATGAAGTCGAGGCCGAAGTGGGCTTTTCGGTAGAATTCGTCCATAAACACTACGGCGGTATGGAGCCGTTAGCGCACGCGCTAAAAAGCGGTGAAATTTTAGGCATCGTAAATATGGTCGGCTGCACCAATCCTAAAGTGCCTTATGAGCGCGCTATCATAGATGTCGCACAAACCCTAATCGAAAATAACGTCCTAATCCTAACCAACGGCTGCGCGTCGTTCCCGCTAATGAAGCTGGGCTTTTGCCAAAAAAGCGCGTATAAAAAAGCAGGCGCGTCGCTACGGGCGTTTTTAGAAAAAGATGAGCTTCCGCCGGTGTGGCACGTGGGCGAGTGCATCGATAATACCCGCTCCAGCGGAATTTTCGCAGGTATCGCAGGAGTGCTAGGCAAAAATCTCTACGAGCTGCCGCTTGCCTTCACCTCTCCCGAGTGGGCGAACGAAAAGGGCGTCGATGCCTCGCTTGGATTCCGTCTAATGGGCATCGACTCGTATCACTGCGTCGAGTATCAAATCCACGGCTCCGCAAATGTCATACACTTTTTCAAAGAGGGCACCAGGCGTGCGCTTGGCTCTGTGATGCACGTAGATACCGATCCAGTCGCACTTGCGCTAAAAATGGTAAGCGACATGCGCTTAAAACGCAAAGCCCTAGGCTGGCAGTAGCGACGACGGATTCATTTCGCATCGCATTTTAAGCGATGCGAAATTTCATGATAAAATTTAACCTCTTGCGGGCAAATAAAATCCCGCGGCCAAACGGCAAGTAAAATTCTACGACTAAGTAGCTAGCAAAACCGGGGTCAAATAAAGAGAAAATTTTCGCGCAGTATCCGTTTACGGAATTCTAAATCAAATCTTAAAATCCTACGTAAAATTTCGCCGCGCGCTGTCTGCTGCTAAATAGGCGAAATTTAGCCAGGCAAAATTCTGCCATCAGGTTTAAGTCTATCTTTCGCGAACGGATGAAATTTTAAAATTCCATCTCAGCATAAATTTCGTAGACGCTCATCTGAAATCCGCAAGCTAAATTTTGCTAAAAGCCTTATTACACGGAGCTGCACGCCATTAAATTTCGCTCGCGTATATGAAAGCTAAAATCATAAAAATTTAATATGATATATGCTAAAATGCCACATCTGTTTAAGGATTTAGATGTATAAATCAAAGTCGCTGCAGTCTCTGCGTCATCATCGATAGAAAATGTCGTGCGAGGCGGAGGCGCTGCTGTCAAGTCCTGCGTTTCGCAGCTTGAGGCGGTGCGACAAAAGCGCGTCTATGCTGCGCCTGCAAACATTTTCGGCTGGGACTGCACGGGCGCGAGGACGTCACTACAAATCTTGTAGGCGGCTAAAATTTTCATCCGGATCTTTTCTGAAATATTGATCTTGGAGCCATCACGAAGGAATTTTACTGCAAGCCTTTCGCCTACGAGCCGAAGGGCGGAATTTTAAACAGGTTTCAACGAGGCGAAATTTCAAAGATTAAATTTAAGGCAAAAGATAAAATTTAAAGCAAGGGAAGGTATGAAAAATTTTAAATTTATGCTCCTGCTGCTGATACTGGCGACGATTGCAACGATTGCGATATCGCTTTGTATAGGGCGCTTCGGCCTAAGCATCGCCGAGGTTTTAAAAGCGCTTAGCGGCGGCGAAGTAGCGCAAAACGTCCACAACGTCGTTATGGATGTGCGCTTGCCGCGCATCATCGCCGCGGTGCTCGTGGGCGCGGCGCTGGGCATCAGCGGCACGGCGTATCAGGGTGTCTTTAAAAACCAACTCGTCTCGCCAGATCTCTTAGGCGTCAGCGCCGGAGCCTGCGTAGGCGCGGCGATCGCGATCCTGCTTGATCTAAATATCCTTTTGATCCAGCTTTTCGCCTTCGTTTTTGGGCTTGCGGCGGTTTGCATTACGCTTCTGATTACGCGCGCGCTGCGTTCGAGCGCCACCATAATGCTTGTGCTTGCCGGCATCATCGTAAGCGGTCTGATGGGCGCGTTGATTGGGTTTTTAAAATTTATGGCGGATCCCGAGACGAAGCTTGCAGACATCGTGTATTGGCAGCTAGGAAGCCTCGCGAAGGTCGATCCCTCCGTGCTGGCGATGATAGCGCCGGTGATGGGGGTTTGTATCGCTATCTTGGTGCTGATGAGCTACCGCATAAACGTCCTATCCATGGGCGATGCGACGGCAGCGAAGCTCGGCGTAAACGTCGTGCTGGAGCGGGGCATCATCATCGTCTGCGCGACGCTGCTAACCGCAAGTAGCGTGTGTATCAGCGGCATAGTCGCGTGGGTGGGGCTTTTGATGCCGCATCTAACGCGCATGATCGTGGGCGTTAGCAACACCAAGGCGATCCCGGCGAGCATATTTTTAAGCGCGATCTTCGTGCTCATCGTAGACGACGTAGCGCGCAGCATAAATCAAAGCGAGATCCCGCTAGGCGTGCTTACGGGCTTTATCGGCACGCTATTTTTTATATTCATCCTACTTAAAAACAAAAGGAAGCTAAATGGTTAGGGTTGAGAGCTTAGACTTCGGCTACGTAAAATCCGCCCCTCTAACACTGCGCGACGTGAATTTCAACCTCGAAGCGGGCGCGATGCTGACGATTTTGGGGCAAAACGGCGCGGGCAAATCGACGCTTTTAAATTTAATCAGCGGCACGCTTGAGCCTCTGCGCGGTAAAATTTCAATCGACGGCAAGGATATGGCGAGCCTCAGCGCCAAAGGGCGCGCCGAGATCATCGGCTACGTCTCGCAAAGCGAGGTCTGCGAGTACGATTACAGCGTCTTCGAATACGTCCTGATGGGGCGCACGGCGCATATCGGGATCTTTTCGCAGCCGAGCGAAAACGACTACAAGTTCGCGCAGCACTACATGAAAATGCTTGAAATTTGGCATCTAAAAGACAAGATCATCACGCGTCTAAGCGGCGGCCAGAGGCAGATGGCGTCCATCGCGCGCGCCCTTTGCAGCGAGCCTAAGATCGTGATCTTCGACGAGCCCACCTCGGCGTTAGACTTTGCCAACCAATACAAATTCCTCCGTGCCACAAAAGAGCTTCTCAAAAACGGCTACACCGTCGTTTTAGCCACGCACAATCCGGACTTCGCGCTGCTTTTGGGCGGATACGTCGCGCTCGTAAAAGGCGGCGGCGAGGTCGCATACGGCAAGGCCGAGCAGATCATAAAAAGCGAAATTTTAAGCAAGCTATACGATCTGAAGCTTGACGTCAGCTACAACGAAAAGGTCGGCAGGGTGTGTTGCTTGACGTATCCATTCTAGTCTTTACTTCTCGGCCCGAACAAAGTCCGAGCCTGCGAGTGGGGCTCTGCCCCACGCCCCGCTAAAGTTACGGCAGGCTAGCGCCTGCATTTTTATCGGTTTGACTTCGCGGAGGGGTACAGCTCATCCTTAAAATAGAAGCTTCTTAAATTTAAAATTTTATCGCTTAGGCTGCGCGAGTGAGAGGACTTAATGAACGCTAGCGGCGGTAAAATTTTAGCGTCCGCGGCGGGGATTTTGAGGCGGCGAAATTTTAAAATTTCAAAGCGGGCGGCGGGGCCGGAATTTTAAAATTCACTCCAAATTTTAAGCATAAAAATCAAAATTTATCGTTACAATTACGTAAAATTTTTAAGGAGCAAAAATGAAAAAAATAGTGCTTTTAAGCGCAGCTGCGGCGCTTGCCGTAAATTTAAGCGCGCAGGAAAATAGCCTTGAGATCTACGCGAACTCCGCCTTCTTGTACCAAAACTTCGGCGCGCAAAAATCAAACTTCAGCGTGAACGTGCCGGAGTACTTGGATATCCGCAGCATCGAGATCGCGGGCTCTTGCGAAGTGCGCGAATTGTCTTTGGGAGAGATTGAGCCCGTGAAAAACGCGGAATTCGCCAAAAAAGAGGCGGACGAAAAGAGCTTGCGCGAGCTAAACGACCGCCTGGTCGCGCTTAAGGCGCAGCAGCGCTTTTTAAGCGACTTCGCAAGCCTAAAAGATAGAAGTTTGGCGAGCCTAAAAGCGGATTCGCAAAAAATTTACGACGAAGTCCTGCTCGTAGCAGGCGAAATTTCAAAGACGGACGAGCAGATCGGAAAGCTCAAAGAGAAAATTTCAAAATACGTGATCAAAAACGAGCGCAGCTTAAACGCGAACTTTGACTGCGATCCGAGCTTTGTAAAAATAAGCTACCCCGTTGACGTAAGCGCCTACACGCACAACGAGCTCTCTGCCGATCTTGCAAGCGGCAAAATCGAAGTCGCGCAAAAGCTCTCGGTGCAAAATCCGCTAAACGCGGAGCTAGCGAATTTAACGATCGCGCTGTATCCTTACGAATACTCCTCGCAGACCGCGCCGCAGCCGTTTTACCCGTGGTACGAGGGCGAGCCTGCAAGACCAGCGCCTGCGGCGGCTTATAAAAAGGATGTGATGCTAGAGGAAGCGACTATGGATAGGGTCGCGCCTGCGATGGAGGCTAGATCATCGTATCAAAGGACGGGCGCAAATATCGAAAACTCGCTCTCAAAGGTATGGAAAATTAGCGGCGTAAGCCTCAAAGCGGGCGAGACGGGCGAGTTTAGCTTCGATAAACAGAGCCTGGATGCGAAATTTGATCTGCTCATCGACGGCTACGGCAGCGAGGCGGCCTACGTGCGAGCTAAATTTAGTCCCGAAAGAAACATAGAGGAGAGCGAAACGCTAATAAAGCTCGACGGCGTGCAGATCGGACTCGTGCATCTAGGCTTTGCCGCAAACGCGGAGGCTACGGCGTATCTGGGTAAAAATAGCCTGATCGAAGTCAAAAAAGAGCAGGCGAACAACTTCACGAAAAACTCCTTTTTCGGCGGAGAAAGCAAAAATTCCATGGCTTGGGACTACGAGATCAAAAACGGCTCCAAGCGCGCGTGGAACGTGGTTTTACAAGAGCGGGCGCCCGTCTCGACGCATGAGGACGTAAAGGTCGCGCTGAAAAACTCGCCCGAGCAGAGCAGCCTCGGCAAGGACGGACTGCTTAGCTGGGACTTTGAGCTAAAGCCGGGCGAGAGCAAAAAGATCCGCTTCGGCTATGAGCTAAGCAAGCCGAAGAAATAACGAGCTTTGGCGCGGCGCGGTTAAATTTTGCGCAGCGGAGTAGCTTTTGCGGTGCGGCTAAATTTTATGCGGCACCGCTTTATGAGACGGGCTCCTTTCGCCGCGCCGCTGAATTTTACGCGCAGACTGACTTTTTGCGGTGCGATTAAATTTTGCGAGCATAAAACCAAGGCGTGGCTTTAGAGCTTATCTGAAATTTTTGGTGCCGCGCCAAGTAAAATTTGAGCGCCGCGAAAACCAAAATTTAAATGCTGCAGCAATTTAAAATTGGCTAGCGCAAGATATAAAATTTAGCGATGCAAAGAGGTTTAGCGCAGATAGAAAAACTTTGAGCATCGCGTAAATTTATCTCAAATTTAAAAAGCTCAGGGCGATGAAGGCGGAGCAAAGGTATAAATTTAACGAGGTGGTGAGGTGCGTTTGCTTCGCTGGCGGCATTTAAAGGATCGTTATGAAATTTCGCAAACTTAAATTTAAAATTCTAGCCGCAGTGCTACTTTTCTGCGCCCTATTTGTCCGCATCGTGCCCGATTACTCCACTTCGCAAGGCTTCGCCGTGGTTACTATTTTTGACTACAACAAATACAAGCAAGGATACTGCCTAAAAGAGAATAGAGCTTTAAGCAACGAAGAATTGCTTCAAAATGCCGCTATAAATTATTTTAAAAGATATCACGACTATGAGGTTCTGCGAAATACCATTATCGATGAGCACGATATAAAAATTTTCGGCCATAGTTTTTATACGGCGCACATCTCCAAGCTCTATCTAATCGGCGATTTTAATGAAGAAAACTGGTTTGATTTTTTGGTTGAAAATACCGATAGAAAGAGTTTTGATTATGAGATAAAAGACAAGACGCAAATAGATATCTCCGATCTATCCAAATACTTTGTGTATAAGGATGAAATTTTAGGCTTTAAAAAGCCTATCATCTTATCCGAAGAGAAAAATCCATTTCATAACGGAAAAATGTTTTTAGAAAAATCATTTTTAATAAAAGAGAATCAATTTTTTGTGAATTATGCTAGACCTGATTATATAAGTTGGTATATTGAGCTTAACAATAAAGAAGATTTAACAAAAATCAAAAGCAAAGAAAATTTAATGCGAATAAAAAACGGATATGAGAACTTAGAAAGCTTTAACGAAGTCTTGGCTTATACCCATATGAAAAATCTGCGACGTAAATTCTCATACGATAATTGTGGAAATATAAATTTTGATATCAAAGCTCCGGCGGAACAGGAACTGGATATGTGGATTCACGGCGGATAAAGTTAGTTAAAATTTTATCTTAACGAATGTAGCCGAAAAAGGATAAGAGATGAGCAAAAAAGAAACTGATTTGAGATTAGAATTAGAGGGTAATTACGGAGCCGATATATTGAGTTATTATTTGTGGGGGAAGAAAACTCCTCCTGGTCCGAAAGAATTAGCCTCTAACGAATGGATGGATAGAAAAGAAACGATATGAAATTCTACAGGTCTATTAAATTTAAAACCCTGGCAGGCACGCTACTTCTTATAATAATACTTTGCGCCGCATTTATCCGTATAATCCCCGATTATTCCACTTCACGAGGTTTCGCTGTCGTTTCTCTTTCCGACTATAACAAATACAAGCAAGGATACTGCCTCAAAGAGGATAGAATTTTACCCAAAGAGGAGCTATATAAAAGAGTAGCCGGGGCATATTTGGACTATGATGTAAAGCTATATTGGATGATTGATGCTTATAGGTTGAAAACCTTCGGTAGTCTTTGGTCTAGCAAATACGAGGTTGCATACTATGAACTAGAAAATATAAACTTATCAAATTGTTTTGAAGTATTAGAAAAATATTACCAAGAGGGAAAAACGACCGAGGAGATACTGATGAAAGAGCTAAAGGCTAAAAAAACCGATCCAAAGAAATATTTAAAAATAAATTTGAAAGATACGAGCGTTGGATTTGACAGACCGATAGTTATGGTTAACGGCGACGATAAAGCTGTTACAGGCACTTTGTTCCTTGATAAATTCGCTATATTTAACGGTAATTATATGCAATTTAACCATTCGGAGTATATTTATGACTTGGTAACAAATTTTGACATTACTAGAGAATACTATAAAGAGAGAAAAAATGCCGTAGTCGGTATTGGAAAAGGTTTTAAATTTGATAACTGCGGCAATATAAACTATCCGCTGGAAGAATATTATTTGGGCGGTAGAGATATAGAGATGCGCTAAAAGTTTTATAATAAACTTTATTAAAATTTTGAAATAAAAAATTTCATATAAAACTTTAGAAGACTTAAGGTGATGGATGCAGAGCAAAGGTATAAATTTCACAGGATAGCGAGATATTTGCTCGCTTAGCAGGTGGTCTTCTTGCTTGGCGGGCGGCATCTTTGATCGGTTCGGTTTTGTAGGTGGGCGGCAGCTTTGATTTTGGCGGTTTTGCCTTTTGAGGGCGCGCTAAGGATTGCCGTTTTTGCGGCGACATTTGCGATTTTGGCTTGCGCGCCGCTTTGGTATCTGCTCAAAAGGTATAAAAATTTTAAGCACAGCAAACTGTTTGTAAAAAATCCAAATCTTAGTTTACTGCTTTTTGCGGTAGAAAATTTATCGCTCGGTGCTTTTTACGGTGGGTTTTTGGCATGCCTCGCGGCGGGATATTTTTGGGGCGAGCATGCCGCCGGCTGGAGCGCGGTGTTTGCATTTGCGCCCGTTTGTCTGATCGTTTTCGTGATTTCGTATATGTTTAACGAAAAGAGAAGCTAAGCCTATGCGCCTTTCGCGCCCGTTAAATTTTATCTCTCGCGCGGCGCGGGCTTAGGCACGGATTTAACCCGCGCGAGTTGGGCGAGATTTAAAATTTAGCTCATCCCGCTTGCTTTAAAATTTTAAAATTCTATCGTCGCAAAAGCTCCGCCGCGAGCGCTAAATTTTATCTTGCCGCAACCAGAAACCCGTCAACTGCTGCGTTTTGACATTTATGCATAACACGCTTATGTCGCTGCGACATTTACAAAATTTTAAAACCGCGCGGAACTTGCTTTTGCAAACGACGATTGCGCCGCGGGCTTATCTATTTATTTATGCGGGTAGCGGAGCCTTCGGTGGGCTAAATACGAGACCTTTATCTTAGCCGCAAAGCAAATCCGAGCTTTAGCATAGAAAAATGCGAGCGGCGCGAATGCGGAAGCAAAAACCGAGCAGGTGCGTTTGCCTAAAGCCTAGCCCTTTAGCTTCATCATTTTTTCTAAAATTTCATACACGAGATCAAGCTTCGTAAAGCCGTCTCTATCCAAAAAATGCCCACCCTTTTGCACCTCGTAAAACTTAGCATCGATCTGCCCCGCTAGCTCACAACTGAAGCTAAACGGCACGATATAATCGTCCTTTGCGGCAACCACCGCGCGCCGTTTTGCGGCGGCTTTTATGCGCTCAAAATCAAAGCCTTTATCCATAAACTCGTCTAAAATTTTAAACTGCGGATCACTAAGCGGCTTTGCAAGCCCCGAGACCAGCACTACGCCCTCTACTGCGCCGCTTGCAGCGCTACTTTGCAAAAAATTTAAGATCGTAGGACAGCCGAGGCTGTGTCCGACCAGATAAACTTCGCCTTCAAATTTTACGCTTTCTCGCAGGGTTTTCAACCACTCATCAAGCCTCGGATGCGCAGGCGTGGGCATCGCTAAAATTTCCGCCCTCGCGCCCGATTTTTCGATCTCGCTTTTAAGCCAAGGAAACCAGTGCTTCTTAGGCGAAGCGTCGTAGCCGTGCACGATATAGACGCACTTTTGCATATTTTCTCCTTTAAATTTAAGCCCTTTGCGCGCAGAATTTTAAAATTTCAATCTGCGCGCTAGCCCTTACAGATCGTGATTTTATCGGCAAATTTACCCAAAAAGTGATACCCCGAGCCTGCCTGCGCGATGATATCGAGCACCGCGTCGGCATCC
This window harbors:
- a CDS encoding ABC transporter ATP-binding protein, coding for MVRVESLDFGYVKSAPLTLRDVNFNLEAGAMLTILGQNGAGKSTLLNLISGTLEPLRGKISIDGKDMASLSAKGRAEIIGYVSQSEVCEYDYSVFEYVLMGRTAHIGIFSQPSENDYKFAQHYMKMLEIWHLKDKIITRLSGGQRQMASIARALCSEPKIVIFDEPTSALDFANQYKFLRATKELLKNGYTVVLATHNPDFALLLGGYVALVKGGGEVAYGKAEQIIKSEILSKLYDLKLDVSYNEKVGRVCCLTYPF
- a CDS encoding DUF4139 domain-containing protein encodes the protein MKKIVLLSAAAALAVNLSAQENSLEIYANSAFLYQNFGAQKSNFSVNVPEYLDIRSIEIAGSCEVRELSLGEIEPVKNAEFAKKEADEKSLRELNDRLVALKAQQRFLSDFASLKDRSLASLKADSQKIYDEVLLVAGEISKTDEQIGKLKEKISKYVIKNERSLNANFDCDPSFVKISYPVDVSAYTHNELSADLASGKIEVAQKLSVQNPLNAELANLTIALYPYEYSSQTAPQPFYPWYEGEPARPAPAAAYKKDVMLEEATMDRVAPAMEARSSYQRTGANIENSLSKVWKISGVSLKAGETGEFSFDKQSLDAKFDLLIDGYGSEAAYVRAKFSPERNIEESETLIKLDGVQIGLVHLGFAANAEATAYLGKNSLIEVKKEQANNFTKNSFFGGESKNSMAWDYEIKNGSKRAWNVVLQERAPVSTHEDVKVALKNSPEQSSLGKDGLLSWDFELKPGESKKIRFGYELSKPKK
- a CDS encoding FecCD family ABC transporter permease, translating into MKNFKFMLLLLILATIATIAISLCIGRFGLSIAEVLKALSGGEVAQNVHNVVMDVRLPRIIAAVLVGAALGISGTAYQGVFKNQLVSPDLLGVSAGACVGAAIAILLDLNILLIQLFAFVFGLAAVCITLLITRALRSSATIMLVLAGIIVSGLMGALIGFLKFMADPETKLADIVYWQLGSLAKVDPSVLAMIAPVMGVCIAILVLMSYRINVLSMGDATAAKLGVNVVLERGIIIVCATLLTASSVCISGIVAWVGLLMPHLTRMIVGVSNTKAIPASIFLSAIFVLIVDDVARSINQSEIPLGVLTGFIGTLFFIFILLKNKRKLNG
- a CDS encoding RBBP9/YdeN family alpha/beta hydrolase, whose product is MQKCVYIVHGYDASPKKHWFPWLKSEIEKSGARAEILAMPTPAHPRLDEWLKTLRESVKFEGEVYLVGHSLGCPTILNFLQSSAASGAVEGVVLVSGLAKPLSDPQFKILDEFMDKGFDFERIKAAAKRRAVVAAKDDYIVPFSFSCELAGQIDAKFYEVQKGGHFLDRDGFTKLDLVYEILEKMMKLKG